The following proteins are encoded in a genomic region of Planktothrix tepida PCC 9214:
- a CDS encoding Calx-beta domain-containing protein yields the protein MSLDTFNSGNLLFSPFLVSVPDPQPLSSSLGFNLPLGRNSTPEINSLPTANADLIMGTIFQDNIFALGGNDTVYGLEGNDILGGNQQADQIFGNQGNDSLYGGQDSDTLAGGQDSDLIFGDQGDDLLLGDRGADTLFGNQDNDRIYGGKENDFVTGGDGNDQLFGDLGDDILYGDLGADMVTGGEGNDRFYMGKTMGGFTITEADIVEDFTFNQDSIGLLENLTFSDLNITQGTGNYANDTIIQDKNSNEYLAILKNVNSNSLSSDDFIFNGSDPTRSPTPDPTPIPTPSPTPSPTPIPTPSPTPDPTPVPTPSPTPSPTPIPTPSPTPDPTPVPTPSPTPSPTPIPTPSPTPDPTPVPTPSPAPLSVLGFSAANFSVNENGTPQVDVSVTRTGNSVGNVGVTVNLNNGTATAPDDYNNSPISVSFADGDITPKIVTIPIVDDAVVEGDETIALSLGNQIGNAILGTQSIATLTILDNDVLTNPGTLAFSIGNIDINENAGTATVTVNRTVGTDGIVGINYTTSDGNAIPGNDYTATSGTLTFAAGQTNQTFTVNILDDTLVEGNETFNLSLSNITGGAILGTPATSTVTIVENDIANSGIISFSRANFSVNENGTPINRITINRTGGSSGLVTAQITPTDGTATAASDYNNTPLTVTFADGDIASKTITIPVIDDTAFEPTETINLGLTLTAGTATLGTQNTATLQIVDNDPSDNLLLNSATYLGTTGSDSAASVEISPVDNNIIVAGNFNGVGEIQRLQNGNTSPLSTTPLGGLVNDLDVDRDSGEIVAVGDFGIKVYNPTANTVLWQQPGSFNRVAIANDGTVATLNNSTDTVTLWSPTGTLLTSATLTGTNVNPADIAIDPTTKQVFVTGYNQVSSILQTPFLRGFDSSLNLLWKTWNFTAAEVTGQNLGADTRGERITIGQDGGLYFLGRTDGGNNVFQRNGQNITQPLTTLVNVDSFNNFSGAGAGSFTFHSKINPNTGTIDQGQFIVTRTNTGANSFTPNSITADEFGNVYIGGSSAFQLQNRPTKTINSQPVGAYTLGEMAVLGLSSDYTVRKFWTPLTQTSDADGAKGTINGFTVAKGQAVIVGTVTQPSVPTTTNAINPNPLGGNDAYLATWSV from the coding sequence TAATCAAGGAAATGATAGCCTTTATGGTGGTCAAGATAGCGATACTTTAGCAGGGGGTCAAGATTCTGATCTAATTTTTGGTGATCAAGGAGATGATCTTTTATTGGGTGATCGCGGTGCAGATACATTATTTGGAAATCAGGATAACGATAGAATTTATGGGGGAAAAGAGAATGATTTCGTTACGGGTGGAGATGGTAATGATCAATTATTCGGTGATTTAGGAGATGATATTCTTTATGGAGATTTGGGTGCAGATATGGTAACAGGTGGAGAGGGAAATGATCGATTTTATATGGGTAAAACGATGGGAGGATTTACGATAACTGAGGCTGATATTGTTGAAGATTTTACGTTCAATCAAGATTCTATTGGATTATTAGAAAATTTGACCTTTAGTGATTTGAATATTACTCAGGGAACTGGAAACTATGCAAATGATACGATTATTCAAGATAAAAATTCTAATGAATATTTGGCAATTCTCAAAAATGTAAATAGCAATAGTCTCAGTTCGGATGATTTTATTTTTAACGGTTCTGATCCTACACGATCACCAACCCCTGACCCAACCCCAATACCTACACCCTCACCAACTCCATCACCGACTCCAATACCAACACCGAGTCCCACACCTGACCCCACACCTGTACCCACACCCTCACCAACTCCATCACCGACTCCAATACCAACGCCGAGTCCCACCCCTGACCCCACCCCTGTACCTACACCCTCACCAACGCCATCACCAACCCCAATACCAACGCCGAGTCCCACCCCTGACCCCACCCCTGTACCCACACCCTCACCAGCACCTCTGAGTGTCTTAGGGTTTAGTGCGGCTAACTTTAGTGTTAATGAAAATGGCACACCTCAAGTCGATGTGAGTGTAACTCGGACAGGAAATAGTGTGGGAAATGTGGGAGTTACAGTTAACCTTAATAATGGTACAGCAACCGCACCCGATGACTATAATAATAGCCCCATTTCTGTTAGCTTTGCTGATGGAGATATAACACCTAAAATTGTTACCATTCCTATTGTTGATGATGCTGTAGTTGAAGGAGATGAAACGATTGCTTTAAGTTTGGGTAATCAGATTGGAAATGCTATATTAGGAACTCAATCGATTGCAACCTTAACAATTTTAGACAATGATGTCTTAACAAACCCTGGAACCTTAGCGTTTAGTATTGGCAACATTGATATTAATGAAAATGCGGGAACTGCTACCGTTACTGTTAATAGAACGGTTGGAACCGATGGAATTGTTGGGATTAATTATACCACAAGTGATGGAAATGCGATCCCCGGAAATGACTATACTGCAACATCAGGAACATTAACCTTTGCTGCGGGACAAACTAATCAAACTTTTACGGTGAATATCCTTGATGATACTTTAGTCGAAGGCAATGAAACCTTTAATTTAAGTTTGAGTAATATTACCGGAGGAGCAATATTAGGAACGCCAGCCACTTCTACGGTTACAATTGTAGAAAATGATATTGCAAATTCGGGTATTATTTCCTTTAGTCGTGCAAATTTTAGTGTGAATGAAAATGGCACACCTATTAACAGAATTACGATTAACCGCACGGGAGGAAGTAGCGGATTAGTGACAGCACAAATTACCCCAACGGATGGAACTGCAACGGCTGCTTCAGATTATAACAATACTCCCTTAACGGTGACATTTGCTGATGGAGATATCGCTTCAAAAACAATTACAATTCCGGTGATTGATGATACAGCTTTTGAACCGACAGAAACTATTAATTTAGGCTTAACTCTAACCGCAGGAACAGCAACATTAGGAACCCAAAACACAGCTACCTTACAAATTGTTGATAATGATCCCAGCGATAATCTCCTCTTAAATAGTGCAACTTATTTGGGAACAACGGGAAGTGATAGTGCAGCATCAGTAGAAATTTCGCCCGTTGATAATAATATTATTGTGGCGGGTAATTTTAACGGGGTGGGAGAAATTCAACGCTTACAAAATGGCAATACTTCCCCCTTATCAACTACCCCATTAGGTGGTCTTGTTAATGATTTAGATGTGGATCGAGATAGTGGGGAAATTGTCGCCGTTGGGGATTTTGGAATTAAAGTTTATAATCCTACTGCTAATACGGTTTTATGGCAACAACCCGGCAGTTTTAATCGAGTAGCGATCGCAAATGATGGCACAGTTGCCACCTTAAATAATAGTACCGATACCGTAACATTATGGAGTCCAACGGGAACCTTATTAACGAGTGCGACCTTAACAGGAACTAATGTTAATCCGGCGGATATTGCGATTGATCCTACCACAAAACAAGTCTTTGTTACGGGATATAATCAAGTTAGCAGTATCTTACAAACTCCCTTTTTACGAGGGTTTGATTCTTCCTTGAATTTATTATGGAAAACCTGGAACTTTACTGCGGCTGAAGTCACCGGACAAAATTTAGGTGCAGATACACGGGGAGAACGCATTACTATTGGTCAAGATGGTGGACTTTATTTCCTAGGAAGAACCGACGGCGGAAATAATGTTTTTCAACGCAATGGTCAAAATATTACCCAACCTTTAACCACTCTGGTTAATGTAGATTCTTTTAATAATTTCTCCGGTGCAGGTGCAGGCTCTTTCACATTCCATAGCAAAATTAATCCCAATACGGGAACAATAGATCAAGGTCAATTTATTGTCACCCGAACTAACACAGGAGCAAATAGTTTTACCCCGAATTCCATCACGGCTGATGAATTTGGTAACGTATATATAGGCGGATCTTCTGCATTTCAATTGCAAAATCGTCCGACTAAAACCATTAATAGTCAACCCGTTGGTGCTTATACCTTGGGAGAAATGGCAGTATTAGGATTATCCTCCGATTATACCGTCCGAAAATTCTGGACTCCCTTAACCCAAACAAGTGATGCAGATGGCGCTAAAGGAACTATAAATGGTTTTACCGTTGCGAAGGGTCAAGCGGTGATTGTTGGGACGGTAACACAACCCTCTGTTCCCACAACAACTAATGCTATTAATCCTAATCCATTAGGGGGAAATGATGCTTATTTAGCTACTTGGTCAGTTTAG
- a CDS encoding M48 family metallopeptidase, protein MLKRFAMTRSLRHRWLYPLISITVTLSILLSSTVASWAIPLPELIFRGVQIIQLSNLSARQEVAIGEQINEELLTKQVKLFRNPEAQNYINQIGQRLAQASDRPNLPYTFQVIEDRNINAFATMGGFVYIHTGLIAAADNEAELASVIAHEIGHIGGRHAIKQMRQAAVAAGVATVAGVDRNKLVQIGVELALNRPKSREAEYEADRMGLATLIRAGYAPRGAVDFMAKLLKSGSPPTIISTHPATRDRISAMQQLLDPSIINSGDGLDSNSYRATVERILS, encoded by the coding sequence ATGTTAAAACGCTTTGCAATGACCCGATCTTTGCGCCATCGTTGGTTGTATCCTTTGATTTCAATAACCGTTACCCTCAGTATTTTATTAAGTTCAACGGTTGCTAGTTGGGCAATTCCGTTACCAGAGTTAATTTTTAGGGGAGTTCAAATTATCCAATTATCGAATTTATCAGCCCGTCAAGAAGTAGCAATTGGAGAGCAAATTAATGAAGAATTACTCACCAAGCAAGTTAAATTATTTCGGAACCCAGAAGCTCAAAACTATATTAATCAAATTGGTCAACGTTTAGCCCAAGCCAGCGATCGCCCCAATCTTCCCTATACATTTCAAGTGATTGAGGATCGTAATATCAATGCTTTTGCCACAATGGGGGGGTTTGTTTATATTCATACTGGGTTAATTGCCGCCGCCGATAATGAAGCGGAATTAGCCAGTGTCATAGCCCATGAAATCGGACATATTGGGGGTCGTCATGCGATTAAACAAATGCGCCAAGCTGCTGTTGCTGCGGGGGTAGCGACCGTCGCCGGAGTAGATCGAAATAAATTAGTTCAAATTGGGGTAGAACTGGCTTTAAACCGTCCTAAAAGTCGTGAAGCTGAATATGAAGCTGATCGCATGGGTTTAGCAACTTTAATTCGTGCAGGTTATGCTCCACGAGGAGCCGTTGATTTTATGGCAAAATTATTAAAAAGTGGGTCTCCTCCAACGATTATCAGCACTCATCCCGCTACCCGCGATCGCATTTCTGCCATGCAACAACTGTTAGATCCAAGTATTATTAATTCTGGGGATGGATTAGATAGCAATTCCTATCGCGCCACGGTTGAACGGATTTTATCTTAA